In Nocardioides sp. JQ2195, a genomic segment contains:
- a CDS encoding DUF2752 domain-containing protein: protein MTRTRSLDRVRVVSLGAATAAFGAALVLRDPHGDGSWAKCPSLLLGFYCPGCGSLRGIHDLLTGHLVESVGHNLLLLPALVWLGWWWVARVGAAWSRPLTGPPDNSRFAIGLLVVLPIFMILRNLPGSPLAP from the coding sequence ATGACGCGCACCCGGTCTCTCGACCGGGTGCGCGTCGTCTCCCTGGGCGCAGCGACCGCAGCCTTCGGCGCCGCGCTGGTGCTTCGCGACCCGCACGGGGACGGGTCGTGGGCGAAGTGCCCCTCTCTTCTCCTCGGCTTCTACTGTCCGGGATGTGGCAGCCTGCGAGGCATCCACGACTTGCTGACCGGTCACCTCGTCGAGTCGGTCGGTCACAACCTCCTGCTGCTTCCCGCGCTCGTCTGGCTCGGCTGGTGGTGGGTGGCGAGGGTCGGTGCGGCCTGGAGTCGTCCGCTGACCGGTCCACCGGACAACTCGCGCTTCGCGATCGGGCTGCTCGTGGTCCTGCCGATCTTCATGATCTTGCGCAACCTTCCCGGCTCACCGCTCGCACCCTGA
- a CDS encoding CD225/dispanin family protein: MSYENPAPAYGQPSQPKPDSNLVWGILTTILCCLPLGIVSIVKASKVDSLWAQGDFAGAQAASEDAKKWAIYSAVAGIVVSVLYAILMFTVLGTS, from the coding sequence ATGTCCTACGAGAACCCCGCCCCGGCCTACGGCCAGCCGAGCCAGCCCAAGCCTGACTCCAACCTGGTCTGGGGCATCCTCACCACGATCCTGTGCTGCCTGCCGCTGGGCATCGTCTCCATCGTCAAGGCTTCCAAGGTCGACAGCCTGTGGGCCCAGGGCGACTTCGCCGGCGCCCAGGCTGCCTCCGAGGATGCCAAGAAGTGGGCGATCTACTCGGCCGTTGCCGGCATCGTGGTCAGCGTTCTCTACGCCATCTTGATGTTCACGGTGCTCGGCACCAGCTGA
- a CDS encoding aminopeptidase P family protein, which yields MSEIENTPPEPSDESATSQLKTESHDPKVPEAWSAFMRQGWGERELELPPHPVSTPAAARRRRLADAFPGERLVLPAGNYKVRSYDTDYRFRPDTAHTYFSGNQTSDAVLVIDDGESVLYARPRSSRETDEFFRDRQYGELWAGRRPSLGEISDSLGIECRHIDELAGVLSTTGKTRVLRGIDRSVDGLAPADEERDREFSRVASEMRLVKDAWEIGELAEACDITALGFEDSVRDWSNVLKYGERWIEGTFFRRARAMGNDIGYDSIVGGGKHATTLHWIENSGPVTQGELLLLDMGVEGHNLYTADVTRTLPVNGTFTTLQRDLYDLVHNAQEAGIAAIRPATPFLGAHEAAMKVLAHGLGDMGLLPVSVEEALDPESKVYSRWTLHGTSHMLGLDVHDCGQAAQEVYPKGDLEEGMVLTVEPGLYFQEDDLLVPEELRGIGIRIEDDIVVTRDGHHNLSASLPRTSSAVEEWMGGLTS from the coding sequence GTGAGTGAGATCGAGAACACACCCCCCGAGCCCTCTGACGAATCAGCGACATCCCAGCTGAAGACCGAGTCACACGACCCGAAGGTCCCCGAAGCCTGGTCCGCGTTCATGCGCCAGGGTTGGGGTGAACGCGAGCTGGAGCTGCCGCCGCATCCGGTCAGCACTCCGGCGGCCGCGCGACGGCGTCGACTGGCCGATGCCTTCCCCGGTGAGCGACTCGTGCTCCCGGCCGGCAACTACAAGGTGCGCTCCTACGACACGGACTACCGCTTCCGTCCGGACACCGCGCACACCTACTTCTCCGGCAACCAGACCTCCGACGCCGTCCTGGTCATCGACGACGGCGAGTCCGTGCTCTACGCCCGGCCGCGCTCCAGCCGCGAGACCGACGAGTTCTTCCGGGACCGCCAGTACGGCGAGCTGTGGGCCGGCCGCCGGCCGTCCCTCGGTGAGATCTCCGACTCCCTCGGCATCGAGTGCCGTCACATCGACGAGCTGGCCGGCGTGCTGTCCACCACCGGCAAGACCCGCGTGCTGCGTGGCATCGACCGCTCGGTCGACGGCCTGGCCCCGGCCGACGAGGAGCGCGACCGCGAGTTCTCGCGGGTGGCCTCCGAGATGCGCCTGGTCAAGGACGCGTGGGAGATCGGCGAGCTCGCCGAGGCCTGCGACATCACCGCCCTCGGCTTCGAGGACTCGGTGCGCGACTGGAGCAACGTGCTCAAGTACGGCGAACGGTGGATCGAGGGCACCTTCTTCCGTCGGGCACGGGCCATGGGCAACGACATCGGCTACGACTCGATCGTCGGTGGCGGCAAGCACGCCACGACGCTGCACTGGATCGAGAACTCCGGGCCCGTCACCCAGGGCGAGCTGCTCCTGCTCGACATGGGCGTGGAGGGGCACAACCTCTACACAGCCGACGTCACTCGCACCCTTCCCGTCAACGGCACCTTCACGACGCTGCAGCGCGACCTCTACGACCTTGTCCACAACGCCCAGGAAGCCGGCATCGCTGCGATCCGTCCGGCCACCCCCTTCCTCGGGGCGCACGAGGCAGCCATGAAGGTCCTGGCCCATGGCCTGGGCGACATGGGACTGCTGCCGGTCTCGGTGGAGGAGGCGCTCGACCCGGAGTCGAAGGTCTACTCCCGGTGGACCCTCCACGGGACCAGCCACATGCTCGGCCTCGACGTGCACGACTGTGGCCAGGCCGCCCAGGAGGTCTACCCGAAGGGTGACCTCGAGGAGGGCATGGTGCTCACCGTCGAGCCCGGGCTCTACTTCCAGGAGGACGACCTGCTGGTGCCCGAGGAGCTGCGCGGCATCGGCATCCGGATCGAGGACGACATCGTGGTCACCCGCGACGGCCACCACAACCTGTCTGCTTCACTCCCCCGCACGTCCTCGGCGGTGGAGGAGTGGATGGGCGGCCTCACCAGCTGA
- a CDS encoding PrsW family intramembrane metalloprotease, with protein MPARRHENLIFTIVVSVVAGLAAVPMAVVLAVSGEGPSLVLAAIFALVPVGPLLACYLWLDRYEPEPKTLLALGLAWGAFVSTLLALLVQGIGGFVAGWSDEASITVVAPVTEEGTKGLFLLLLLIWRRQEFDGVLDGIVYAGVVGIGFAFTENILYLSAAYNGTEGGAPGGLPGLGVLFLIRCIASPFAHPLFTAFIGIGLGLAVSSRSTVVRILGPVLGYALAVGMHAAWNGSTLLADGAGFIGVYVVVMIPMFLLVVGLAVWIRGRERGVLAAALRDASVWGLIPDQDIPHVVDLGARRRARAFARTNGGKRGLDAMRDYQQAAIELGYLHHRVLQGTAPRNSVRRGQDFVERMHAVRPWISFPPPFPAGGRHR; from the coding sequence ATGCCTGCCCGCCGCCACGAGAACCTCATCTTCACGATCGTGGTGTCCGTCGTTGCCGGGCTCGCCGCCGTGCCGATGGCCGTCGTGCTGGCGGTCTCGGGGGAAGGACCGTCACTGGTCCTGGCGGCCATCTTCGCGCTGGTCCCGGTGGGTCCGTTGCTGGCCTGCTACCTGTGGCTGGATCGCTACGAGCCCGAGCCGAAGACGTTGCTGGCGCTCGGCCTCGCCTGGGGCGCCTTCGTGTCGACGCTGCTGGCCCTGCTGGTGCAGGGCATCGGTGGCTTCGTGGCCGGCTGGTCCGACGAGGCCTCGATAACCGTCGTCGCCCCGGTCACCGAAGAGGGCACCAAGGGCCTGTTCCTCCTGCTCCTCCTGATCTGGCGCCGTCAGGAGTTCGACGGGGTGCTCGACGGGATCGTCTACGCCGGCGTCGTCGGGATCGGGTTCGCCTTCACCGAGAACATCCTCTATCTCAGCGCCGCCTACAACGGCACCGAGGGTGGCGCCCCCGGCGGGCTCCCGGGCCTGGGCGTCCTGTTCCTGATCCGGTGCATCGCGAGCCCGTTCGCGCACCCGTTGTTCACCGCCTTCATCGGCATCGGCCTCGGCCTGGCCGTCTCGAGCCGTTCGACCGTCGTACGCATCCTCGGCCCGGTGCTCGGCTACGCGTTGGCCGTGGGCATGCACGCCGCCTGGAACGGTTCCACCCTGCTCGCCGACGGAGCCGGTTTCATCGGCGTCTACGTGGTCGTGATGATCCCGATGTTCCTGCTGGTGGTCGGTCTGGCGGTCTGGATCCGTGGCCGGGAGCGTGGTGTGCTGGCCGCGGCCCTGCGCGACGCATCGGTTTGGGGCCTGATCCCCGACCAGGACATCCCCCACGTCGTCGACCTCGGCGCGCGGCGCCGCGCCCGCGCGTTCGCCAGGACCAACGGCGGCAAGCGTGGTCTCGACGCCATGCGTGACTATCAGCAGGCCGCGATCGAGCTGGGGTACCTTCACCACCGGGTCCTCCAGGGCACCGCGCCGCGCAACTCCGTTCGCCGTGGCCAGGACTTCGTCGAGCGGATGCACGCGGTCCGGCCGTGGATTTCCTTTCCGCCCCCGTTCCCCGCAGGAGGTCGTCACCGATGA
- a CDS encoding dynamin family protein, with amino-acid sequence MSDSTKMLTALVRLRGALQETTLPLDVPGVDEQRAARSEMVDQLEDYMIPRLMTIDAPLLTVVGGSTGAGKSTLVNSVVGRRVTEPGVLRPTTRSPVLVHNPEDAHWFGQDRILPDLERTQRATGDPSALQLVASETIPAGLAVLDAPDIDSVEERNRTLAAQLLAAADLWLFVTSAARYADQVPWEFLKQAAERSTAVAIVLDRTAPEAVDTVSAHLARMLASRGLKDSPLFVVTEGTVDDDGLLPAAAVKDIRGWLESLAADADARAAVVKQTLEGAIRSVSSRAYAVADASEEQVAATTALREDVEQAYAQALEAINTATADGTLLRGEVLARWQEFVGTGELLRSLESKVGRVRDRLVAAIKGKPQQAERVTVAVESGLETLLLEHAEAAAEKAVASWRSTAQGKSLATAGHTDLGRASREFRREAERAVREWQQGVLDMVRTEGADKRGTARFLAFGVNGLSVALMVIVFAHTAGVTGAEAGIAGGSAVIGQKLLEAVFGDQAVRSLAERARRDLNRRVEGLLATEQARFTQLVDGLGVDLAAPEKIRQAARRVTDERFATRERHGGDHSA; translated from the coding sequence ATGAGTGACTCCACGAAGATGCTCACAGCGCTGGTGCGCCTGCGGGGTGCCCTGCAGGAGACGACACTCCCGCTCGACGTCCCGGGTGTCGACGAGCAACGCGCAGCGCGCTCCGAGATGGTCGACCAGCTCGAGGACTACATGATCCCTCGGCTGATGACGATCGATGCACCCTTGCTCACCGTCGTCGGAGGATCGACCGGTGCCGGCAAGTCCACGTTGGTCAACTCCGTGGTGGGCAGGCGGGTCACCGAACCCGGAGTGCTCCGGCCCACGACGCGGTCGCCCGTCCTGGTGCACAACCCGGAGGACGCACACTGGTTCGGCCAGGACCGCATCCTGCCCGACCTCGAACGCACCCAGCGCGCGACCGGTGATCCCAGCGCGCTGCAACTGGTCGCGTCCGAGACGATCCCGGCAGGACTGGCCGTTCTCGACGCACCTGACATCGACTCGGTCGAGGAGCGCAATCGCACGCTGGCCGCGCAGCTGCTCGCCGCGGCAGACCTCTGGTTGTTCGTCACCTCGGCAGCACGTTACGCAGACCAGGTCCCGTGGGAGTTCCTCAAGCAGGCGGCCGAGCGCAGCACGGCGGTCGCCATCGTGCTCGACCGCACCGCCCCCGAGGCCGTCGACACCGTGTCGGCCCACCTCGCCCGGATGCTGGCGAGCCGCGGCCTCAAGGACTCGCCGCTGTTCGTGGTCACCGAGGGCACCGTCGACGACGACGGACTGCTTCCCGCAGCCGCGGTCAAGGACATCCGCGGTTGGCTCGAGTCCTTGGCCGCTGACGCCGACGCCCGGGCTGCCGTGGTCAAGCAGACCCTGGAAGGCGCGATCCGCTCCGTGTCCTCCCGTGCGTACGCCGTCGCGGACGCCAGCGAGGAGCAGGTCGCGGCGACGACCGCCCTTCGGGAGGACGTCGAACAGGCCTACGCACAGGCGCTCGAGGCGATCAACACGGCGACCGCCGACGGCACGCTGTTGCGCGGCGAGGTGCTGGCGCGCTGGCAGGAGTTCGTCGGGACCGGCGAGCTGCTCCGCTCCCTCGAGTCCAAGGTCGGGCGGGTGCGCGACCGGCTCGTCGCCGCGATCAAGGGCAAGCCGCAGCAGGCCGAACGCGTCACCGTGGCCGTCGAGTCCGGACTCGAGACGCTCCTGCTCGAGCACGCGGAGGCGGCTGCTGAGAAGGCGGTCGCGTCGTGGCGTTCCACCGCCCAGGGCAAGTCGCTGGCCACCGCCGGCCACACGGACCTGGGGCGCGCCTCGCGTGAGTTCCGCCGCGAGGCCGAGCGTGCGGTCCGCGAGTGGCAGCAGGGCGTGCTCGACATGGTCCGCACCGAGGGCGCCGACAAGCGCGGCACGGCCAGGTTCCTCGCCTTCGGTGTGAACGGGTTGTCCGTCGCCCTGATGGTGATCGTCTTCGCCCACACGGCCGGCGTGACGGGTGCGGAGGCCGGCATCGCCGGCGGGAGCGCGGTGATCGGCCAGAAGCTGCTCGAGGCGGTCTTCGGGGACCAGGCAGTCCGCTCCCTGGCCGAGCGTGCGCGCCGCGACCTCAACCGTCGCGTCGAGGGCCTGCTGGCAACCGAGCAGGCTCGCTTCACCCAGCTGGTCGACGGTCTCGGTGTCGACCTTGCCGCGCCGGAGAAGATCCGTCAGGCGGCGCGTCGTGTCACGGACGAACGATTCGCCACGCGTGAGCGTCACGGAGGCGACCACTCGGCGTGA
- a CDS encoding GTPase, translating into MTSLLDGAKKLVSRGSDLGARVSGLEAAVSHAQGRLDDELVDRGQDMVDRASSRLRLSAEHTVIAIAGATGSGKSSTFNALTGLELSAVGVRRPTTSWATACVWGHEGAQELLEWLGIPARHQVTRDSMLDTGREDRRLNGTVLLDLPDHDSTEVSHHLEVDRLVKLADVLVWVLDPQKYADAAIHDRYLKPLVGHEGVMMVVLNHIDTVAPDRREAMLSDVRRLLAEDGLGEVPVFAVSARQGIGLDALKDELARRVATKKATKTRLEADVKAVAGEMADASGSTKSSSPSKERVRELEDAFADAAGVPVVVDAVEASTRMRAGRATGWPVTSWLSKLKPDPLKRLHLDLGKEGRALNKAARTSIPQATKVQRARVDAAVRGVADDVGEGLTPPWQEAIRRASLSRSTQIGDQLDVALAGTDLGVAKLPWWASLVRVLQWLLIITALVGGLWLALLAGGSYLRLPEPTTPDVEGFPLPTLLLAGGVLLGVLLALVCKVLVRLTARSRARAADRQLRSEIRGISQNLVIQPIEAELDSYERVREGLATALK; encoded by the coding sequence ATGACGTCCCTGCTGGACGGAGCCAAGAAACTGGTCTCCCGAGGATCCGACCTGGGAGCCCGTGTCAGTGGGCTCGAGGCAGCTGTCTCGCATGCCCAGGGCCGTCTCGACGACGAGCTGGTCGATCGCGGGCAGGACATGGTGGACCGCGCGTCCAGCCGCTTGCGACTCTCCGCAGAGCACACCGTGATCGCGATCGCCGGTGCCACCGGGTCCGGCAAGTCGTCCACGTTCAACGCGCTGACCGGCCTGGAGCTCTCCGCCGTCGGCGTGCGCCGTCCCACGACGTCCTGGGCCACCGCGTGCGTCTGGGGCCACGAGGGTGCCCAGGAGCTGCTCGAGTGGCTCGGGATCCCGGCTCGCCACCAAGTCACCCGCGACTCGATGCTCGACACCGGACGCGAGGACAGGAGGCTCAACGGCACGGTCCTGCTCGACCTGCCCGACCACGACTCGACCGAGGTCTCCCATCACCTCGAGGTCGATCGGCTGGTCAAGCTGGCCGACGTGCTCGTCTGGGTGCTCGACCCCCAGAAGTACGCCGACGCAGCGATCCACGACCGCTACCTCAAGCCGCTGGTCGGCCACGAGGGCGTGATGATGGTGGTGCTCAACCACATCGACACGGTCGCTCCCGATCGACGTGAGGCGATGCTCTCCGACGTACGCCGGCTGCTCGCCGAGGACGGACTCGGTGAGGTGCCGGTCTTCGCGGTCAGTGCCCGCCAGGGCATCGGCCTGGATGCCCTCAAGGACGAGCTCGCCCGGCGGGTGGCCACCAAGAAGGCAACCAAGACCCGGCTCGAGGCCGACGTGAAGGCTGTTGCCGGCGAGATGGCCGACGCATCGGGCTCGACGAAGTCCTCGTCGCCGAGCAAGGAACGCGTCCGCGAGCTCGAGGACGCCTTCGCCGACGCCGCCGGCGTTCCCGTCGTGGTCGACGCGGTCGAGGCATCGACCCGCATGCGTGCCGGTCGGGCGACGGGATGGCCGGTCACGTCGTGGCTCTCGAAGCTGAAGCCCGACCCGTTGAAGAGACTCCACCTCGACCTCGGGAAGGAGGGTCGTGCGCTGAACAAGGCGGCACGCACCTCGATCCCGCAGGCCACCAAGGTGCAACGTGCCCGCGTGGACGCCGCCGTGCGTGGGGTCGCCGACGACGTCGGCGAGGGGCTCACGCCTCCGTGGCAGGAGGCGATCCGGCGCGCGTCGCTCTCGCGCAGCACCCAGATCGGCGACCAGCTCGACGTCGCCCTGGCCGGCACCGATCTCGGCGTGGCGAAGCTGCCGTGGTGGGCCAGCCTGGTGCGCGTCCTGCAGTGGTTGCTGATCATCACCGCACTCGTCGGAGGACTCTGGCTGGCACTGCTCGCCGGAGGCTCCTACCTGCGCCTTCCCGAGCCGACCACGCCGGACGTCGAAGGGTTCCCGCTGCCCACGCTGCTGCTGGCCGGGGGAGTGCTCCTCGGCGTCCTGCTGGCCCTGGTCTGCAAGGTGCTGGTCCGTCTCACGGCCAGGTCCCGGGCCCGTGCTGCTGACCGGCAGCTGCGCTCGGAGATCCGGGGGATCAGCCAGAACCTGGTGATCCAGCCGATCGAGGCCGAGCTGGACTCCTACGAGCGCGTGCGCGAAGGTCTCGCCACTGCCCTGAAGTGA
- the ssb gene encoding single-stranded DNA-binding protein: MVNETMVTFQGWIGTDVTDRYVGEAVVASFRVASTPRKYNKLANGWVDGETNWYTVNAWRSLGRNCMEALKKGDAVVVHGRLSTQVYEDEEKRRFQTMVVEATSVGHDLNKGTSFFTKTTVGAGGEADDGALREFNAELGIGGPQISSDGQALGDFVTDEPSKEPAA; this comes from the coding sequence ATGGTGAACGAGACGATGGTGACCTTCCAGGGCTGGATCGGCACGGACGTGACCGATCGCTACGTGGGCGAGGCGGTCGTCGCCAGCTTCCGCGTGGCGTCCACGCCGCGGAAGTACAACAAGCTGGCGAACGGCTGGGTCGACGGCGAGACCAACTGGTACACGGTCAACGCCTGGCGGTCCCTGGGCCGCAACTGCATGGAGGCGTTGAAGAAGGGTGATGCGGTGGTCGTCCACGGCAGGTTGAGCACCCAGGTCTACGAGGACGAGGAGAAGCGTCGCTTCCAGACGATGGTCGTGGAGGCGACCTCCGTCGGCCACGACCTCAACAAGGGCACCAGCTTCTTCACCAAGACCACCGTCGGTGCCGGTGGTGAGGCCGACGACGGGGCCCTGCGTGAGTTCAACGCCGAGCTCGGCATCGGTGGCCCACAGATCAGCAGTGACGGCCAGGCGTTGGGGGACTTCGTCACCGACGAGCCGAGCAAGGAACCGGCCGCCTGA
- the ettA gene encoding energy-dependent translational throttle protein EttA, producing MAEYVFTLRNVRKAHGDKVVLENVTLSFLPDAKIGVVGPNGTGKSSLLKIMAGLDKANNGDAILTPGMTVGMLQQEPPLSEGKTVLENVEEAVAETKAKMARLDALYMEMGNPDADLDKVNEEAGNLQSELDAANVWDLDSRLEQAMDALRCPPPDAIVDNLSGGERRRVALCKLLLQQPNLLLLDEPTNHLDAESVQWLEGHLKDYPGAVLAVTHDRYFLDNVATWILELDRGQAHPYEGNYTTYLETKKDRLKIEGQKDAKRAKMLEKELEWVRSNAKARQTKSRSRLARYEEMAAEADRMRKIDTSEINIPAGPRLGDIVLEATNLEKGFEGRTLFDDISFSLPRAGIVGVIGPNGVGKTTLFRMITGTEQPDAGELKVGQTVKLSYVDQSRGGIDPEKNVWEVVSDGLDFIKVANFEMNSRAYVASFGFKGPDQQKKAGVLSGGERNRLNLALTLKMGGNVLLLDEPTNDLDVETLSSLEDAILDFPGCAVVTSHDRWFLDRVATHILAWEGDDENPAKWFWFEGNFAAYEENKVERLGVEAARPHRVTHRRLTRD from the coding sequence ATGGCTGAGTATGTCTTCACACTGCGTAACGTCCGCAAGGCGCACGGCGACAAGGTCGTCCTCGAGAACGTCACCCTCTCGTTCTTGCCCGACGCCAAGATCGGCGTCGTCGGCCCCAACGGCACCGGCAAGTCCTCGCTGCTCAAGATCATGGCCGGGCTCGACAAGGCCAACAACGGTGACGCGATCCTGACCCCCGGCATGACCGTCGGCATGCTGCAGCAGGAGCCGCCGCTGTCCGAGGGCAAGACCGTCCTCGAGAACGTCGAGGAGGCAGTGGCCGAGACGAAGGCCAAGATGGCGCGCCTCGACGCGCTCTACATGGAGATGGGCAACCCCGATGCCGATCTCGACAAGGTCAACGAGGAGGCCGGCAACCTCCAGAGCGAGCTCGACGCCGCCAACGTGTGGGACCTCGACAGCCGTCTCGAGCAGGCCATGGACGCACTGCGCTGCCCCCCGCCGGACGCGATCGTCGACAATCTGTCGGGTGGCGAGCGTCGGCGGGTCGCGCTGTGCAAGCTCCTGCTGCAGCAGCCCAACCTGCTCCTCCTCGACGAGCCCACCAACCACCTCGACGCAGAGTCGGTGCAGTGGCTCGAGGGTCACCTCAAGGACTACCCGGGCGCAGTCCTGGCCGTCACCCACGACCGCTACTTCCTCGACAACGTCGCCACCTGGATCCTCGAGCTCGACCGTGGCCAGGCGCACCCCTACGAGGGCAACTACACGACGTACCTCGAGACCAAGAAGGACCGTCTCAAGATCGAGGGCCAGAAGGACGCCAAGCGCGCCAAGATGCTGGAGAAGGAGCTCGAGTGGGTCCGCTCCAACGCGAAGGCTCGGCAGACCAAGAGCCGCTCCCGTCTCGCGCGCTACGAGGAGATGGCCGCCGAGGCCGACCGGATGCGCAAGATCGACACCTCCGAGATCAACATTCCCGCGGGTCCGCGGCTCGGTGACATCGTGCTCGAGGCCACGAACCTCGAGAAGGGCTTCGAGGGTCGCACTCTCTTCGACGACATCTCGTTCTCCCTGCCACGCGCCGGCATCGTCGGTGTGATCGGTCCGAACGGTGTCGGCAAGACCACCCTGTTCCGGATGATCACCGGGACCGAGCAGCCGGATGCCGGCGAGCTCAAGGTGGGCCAGACCGTGAAGCTGTCGTACGTCGACCAGAGCCGCGGCGGCATCGACCCCGAGAAGAACGTCTGGGAGGTCGTCTCCGACGGACTCGACTTCATCAAGGTCGCCAACTTCGAGATGAACTCTCGTGCCTACGTCGCCTCGTTCGGCTTCAAGGGACCGGACCAGCAGAAGAAGGCCGGGGTTCTCTCCGGTGGTGAGCGCAACCGGCTCAACCTGGCGCTGACCCTGAAGATGGGCGGCAACGTGCTGCTGCTCGACGAGCCCACCAACGACCTCGACGTCGAGACCCTGTCGTCACTGGAGGACGCAATCCTCGACTTCCCGGGCTGTGCCGTGGTCACCTCCCACGACCGGTGGTTCCTCGACCGGGTGGCCACCCACATCCTGGCCTGGGAGGGCGACGACGAGAACCCCGCCAAGTGGTTCTGGTTCGAGGGCAACTTCGCAGCCTACGAGGAGAACAAGGTCGAGCGCCTGGGCGTCGAGGCGGCCCGGCCGCACCGGGTCACCCACCGGCGCCTCACCCGCGACTGA
- a CDS encoding MarR family transcriptional regulator produces the protein MTDSTSEAAAANTRWLEPEQQRAWRAYMVATTLLTDRLDDELRDEFGIGLNEYEVLVRLSERDDHALRMSALADAMRFSRSRITHTIKRMELAGWVKRSDAHDDGRGIFAHLTPAGHDLLVRAAPTHVEGVRNHLVDLVSTDDFAAMGRVFDAVVDQLAQAHPEADLRTSGS, from the coding sequence ATGACGGACAGCACCTCGGAAGCTGCCGCCGCGAATACTCGTTGGCTGGAGCCGGAACAACAACGCGCTTGGCGCGCCTACATGGTCGCCACGACCCTTCTCACGGATCGGCTCGACGACGAGCTGCGTGACGAGTTCGGGATCGGGCTCAACGAGTACGAAGTGCTGGTGCGGCTCTCCGAGCGCGACGACCACGCGCTGCGCATGTCGGCGCTCGCAGACGCCATGCGCTTCAGTCGCAGCCGGATCACCCACACCATCAAGCGGATGGAGCTGGCCGGATGGGTCAAGCGCAGCGACGCCCACGATGACGGCCGCGGCATCTTCGCGCACCTCACTCCGGCCGGCCACGACCTGCTCGTGCGAGCTGCCCCGACGCACGTCGAGGGCGTGCGAAACCACTTGGTGGACCTCGTCTCCACCGATGACTTCGCCGCCATGGGCCGGGTCTTCGACGCGGTGGTCGACCAGCTGGCCCAGGCCCACCCCGAGGCCGACCTGCGCACCTCCGGTTCCTGA
- a CDS encoding acetyl-CoA C-acetyltransferase — translation MPEAVIVSVARSPIGRANKGSLKDFRPDDLSALIVKAALDKIPALDRNTVDDLYLGCGLPGGEMGNNMGRIVNVLNDMDQVPGATITRYCASSVQTTRMAFHAIKAGEGDVFISAGVETVSRFKNGTSDHIPNTRNSVFDDAVARTEVNAKGDGTTTPDWHDPREDGVLPDAYIAMGQTAENVARLRGLSRQELDEFGVRSQNLAEKAIADGFWAREITPVTTPDGTVVSADDGPRAGVTYDAISQLQPVFRPDGLVTAGNCCALNDGAAAVVIMSDTKAAELGLTPLARIVSTGVSGLSPEIMGLGPVEATKRALANANMSIGDIDLVEINEAFAAQVVPSYQDLGIDIDRLNVNGGAIAVGHPFGMTGARLQNTMVNSLDWHDKSTGLITMCVGGGQGMALILERV, via the coding sequence ATGCCCGAGGCAGTCATCGTTTCTGTTGCCCGCTCCCCCATCGGTCGCGCGAACAAAGGGTCCCTCAAGGACTTCCGCCCCGACGACCTGTCCGCACTGATCGTCAAGGCCGCGCTGGACAAGATCCCGGCCCTCGACCGCAACACCGTCGACGACCTCTACCTCGGTTGCGGCCTGCCGGGTGGCGAGATGGGCAACAACATGGGACGCATCGTCAACGTCCTCAACGACATGGACCAGGTCCCCGGCGCCACGATCACGCGCTACTGCGCGTCGTCGGTGCAGACCACCCGGATGGCCTTCCACGCGATCAAGGCCGGCGAGGGCGACGTGTTCATCTCCGCCGGGGTCGAGACCGTCTCCCGCTTCAAGAACGGCACCTCCGACCACATCCCCAACACACGCAACTCGGTCTTCGACGACGCGGTGGCTCGCACGGAGGTGAATGCCAAGGGTGACGGCACCACCACGCCCGACTGGCACGACCCCCGTGAGGACGGCGTGCTTCCCGACGCCTACATCGCGATGGGCCAGACGGCGGAGAACGTCGCTCGGCTGCGCGGCCTGTCGCGCCAGGAGCTCGACGAGTTCGGCGTCCGCTCGCAGAACTTGGCCGAGAAGGCCATCGCTGACGGGTTCTGGGCCCGCGAGATCACCCCGGTGACCACCCCGGACGGCACCGTCGTCTCCGCAGACGACGGCCCGCGCGCGGGAGTCACCTACGACGCGATCTCCCAGCTGCAGCCGGTCTTCCGACCGGACGGCCTGGTCACCGCCGGCAACTGCTGCGCGCTCAACGACGGCGCGGCCGCCGTGGTGATCATGTCCGACACCAAGGCCGCCGAGCTCGGCCTGACGCCGCTGGCGCGGATCGTCTCCACCGGTGTCTCCGGGCTCTCCCCCGAGATCATGGGCCTGGGCCCGGTCGAGGCGACCAAGCGCGCGCTCGCCAACGCCAACATGAGCATCGGCGACATCGACCTCGTCGAGATCAACGAGGCGTTCGCCGCCCAGGTCGTGCCGTCCTACCAGGACCTCGGCATCGACATCGACCGACTCAACGTCAACGGCGGAGCGATCGCCGTGGGCCACCCGTTCGGCATGACCGGCGCGCGCCTGCAGAACACGATGGTCAACTCGCTCGACTGGCACGACAAGTCCACCGGCCTGATCACCATGTGCGTCGGTGGCGGCCAGGGCATGGCGCTCATCCTCGAACGCGTCTGA